From the Brassica napus cultivar Da-Ae chromosome A8, Da-Ae, whole genome shotgun sequence genome, one window contains:
- the LOC106440735 gene encoding 4-coumarate--CoA ligase-like 5, with protein MASVDSRSGFCNSNSTFYSKRKPIPLPPNPSLDVTTFISSQAHLGRTAFIDASTGKNLTFAELWRAVESVGDCLSDMGIRKGHVVLLLSPNSILFPVVCLSVMSLGAVITTTNPLNTAAEIAKQIKDSNPVMAFTTAELLPKIAAASGGSKKRLPIVLMDEERVDSAGEVRRLAEMMRREPSGTRVAERVDQDDTATLLYSSGTTGMSKGVVSSHRNLIAMVQTVVNRFGSDVGSQGEQRFICTVPMFHIYGLAAFATGLLAYGSTIIVLSKFEMGEMLSAIGKYQATYLPLVPPILVAMVNGAEQINAKYDLSSLHTVLCGGAPLSKEVTEGFMDKYPTVKILQGYGLTESTGIGASTDTVEESRRYGTAGKLSASMEGRIVDPVTGRVLGPNRTGELWLKGPSIMKGYFSNEEATSSTIDSEGWLRTGDLCYVDEDGFIFVVDRLKELIKYKGYQVPPAELEALLLTHPEIADAAVIPFPDREVGQFPMAYVVKKTGSLLSEKSVMEFVSKQVAPYKRVRKVAFVSSIPKNPSGKILRKDLIKLATSNSKL; from the exons ATGGCGTCAGTGGATTCTCGAAGTGGTTTCTGCAACTCGAACTCCACTTTCTACAGCAAACGGAAGCCGATACCTCTCCCCCCGAATCCCTCCCTCGACGTCACCACTTTCATATCCTCTCAGGCTCATCTCGGCCGTACCGCCTTCATCGACGCCTCCACCGGTAAAAACCTCACCTTCGCCGAGCTGTGGCGCGCCGTGGAGTCCGTCGGCGACTGTCTCTCCGACATGGGGATCCGCAAGGGCCACGTCGTCCTTCTCCTCTCCCCTAACTCCATCTTGTTCCCCGTCGTCTGTCTCTCCGTGATGTCCCTCGGCGCCGTCATCACCACCACGAACCCTCTCAACACCGCCGCCGAGATCGCCAAACAGATCAAAGACTCGAACCCCGTGATGGCCTTCACCACGGCGGAGCTCCTCCCCAAGATCGCCGCCGCGTCGGGGGGATCCAAGAAGAGGCTCCCGATCGTGCTCATGGACGAGGAGCGAGTTGACTCGGCGGGGGAGGTGAGGAGGTTGGCGGAGATGATGAGGAGGGAGCCGAGTGGGACCCGAGTCGCGGAGCGAGTTGACCAGGACGACACGGCGACTTTGCTTTACTCTTCCGGAACCACCGGGATGAGTAAAGGAGTTGTGTCTTCTCACCGGAACCTTATCGCGATGGTGCAGACCGTCGTGAACCGGTTCGGATCCGACGTTGGATCTCAGGGAGAGCAGAGATTCATCTGCACGGTCCCTATGTTTCACATCTACGGCTTGGCGGCGTTCGCCACCGGGCTGCTCGCTTACGGGTCGACGATCATCGTTCTCTCCAAGTTCGAGATGGGCGAGATGTTGTCGGCGATAGGGAAGTACCAAGCGACGTATCTCCCTCTCGTGCCGCCGATCCTCGTGGCCATGGTCAACGGGGCGGAGCAGATCAATGCTAAGTACGATCTGAGCTCTCTGCATACGGTTTTGTGCGGAGGAGCTCCGTTGAGCAAGGAGGTGACGGAGGGGTTTATGGATAAGTATCCAACGGTCAAGATCTTACAAGGGTATGGGTTGACCGAGTCAACGGGTATTGGAGCCTCTACGGATACTGTTGAGGAGAGCCGGAGATACGGCACCGCGGGGAAGTTGTCGGCAAGTATGGAAGGGAGGATTGTGGATCCGGTCACGGGTCGGGTTCTTGGACCGAACCGTACCGGTGAGCTCTGGCTTAAGGGTCCTTCCATAATGAAAG GTTATTTCAGCAATGAGGAAGCTACGAGCTCTACTATTGATTCTGAAGGATGGTTAAGGACTGGAGATCTCTGCTATGTTGATGAAGATGGATTCATTTTTGTGGTTGATCGGTTAAAGGAACTGATAAAGTACAAAGGCTACCAG GTCCCTCCAGCTGAGCTAGAGGCTTTGTTGCTCACTCATCCTGAAATCGCTGATGCCGCAGTTATCCC GTTTCCGGACAGAGAAGTAGGGCAGTTTCCGATGGCGTACGTTGTAAAGAAAACAGGAAGCTTGTTGTCAGAGAAGTCAGTGATGGAGTTTGTATCAAAACAAGTGGCGCCGTACAAGAGGGTACGAAAAGTGGCTTTTGTATCTTCCATACCAAAAAATCCATCAGGAAAGATTCTGCGCAAGGATCTCATCAAGCTCGCAACTTCCAACTCCAAGCTTTGA
- the LOC106440733 gene encoding catalase-3 produces MDPYKYRPSSAYNAPFYTTNGGAPVSNNISSLTIGERGPVLLEDYHLIEKVANFTRERIPERVVHARGISAKGFFEVTHDISNLTCADFLRAPGVQTPVIVRFSTVVHERASPETMRDIRGFAVKFYTREGNFDLVGNNTPVFFIRDGIQFPDVVHALKPNPKTNIQEYWRILDYMSHLPESLLTWCWMFDDVGIPQDYRHMEGFGVHTYTLVSKSGKVLFVKFHWKPTCGIKNLTDEEAKVVGGANHSHATKDLHDAIASGNYPEWKLFIQTMDPADEDKFDFDPLDVTKIWPEDILPLQPVGRLVLNRTIDNFFNETEQLAFNPGLVVPGIYYSDDKLLQCRIFAYGDTQRHRLGPNYLQLPVNAPKCAHHNNHHEGFMNFMHRDEEINYYPSKFDPVRCAEKVPIPTKSYTGIRTKCIIKKENNFKQPGDRYRSWAPDRQDRFVKRWVEILSEPRLTHEIRSIWISYWSQADRSLGQKLASRLNVRPSI; encoded by the exons ATGGATCCTTACAAG TATCGTCCTTCGAGCGCATACAACGCTCCGTTCTACACGACAAACGGTGGTGCTCCAGTCTCGAACAACATCTCTTCCCTCACCATCGGAGAAAGAG GTCCTGTTCTTCTTGAGGACTACCATCTGATCGAGAAGGTTGCCAACTTCACCAGAGAGAGGATCCCTGAGAGAGTGGTTCATGCTAGAGGAATCAGTGCTAAGGGTTTCTTCGAGGTCACGCATGACATTTCAAACCTCACTTGTGCTGACTTCCTCAGAGCTCCAGGTGTTCAAACTCCGGTCATCGTCCGTTTCTCCACCGTCGTTCACGAGCGTGCCAGCCCTGAAACCATGAGGGATATTCGTGGCTTCGCCGTCAAGTTTTACACCAGAGAG GGGAACTTTGATCTTGTTGGTAACAACACTCCTGTCTTCTTCATCCGTGATGGGATTCAGTTCCCGGATGTTGTCCATGCACTGAAGCCGAACCCGAAGACAAACATCCAGGAGTACTGGAGGATACTGGACTACATGTCCCACTTACCAGAGAGTTTACTCACATGGTGCTGGATGTTTGATGACGTTGGCATCCCACAAGACTACAGACACATGGAAGGGTTCGGTGTCCACACCTACACTCTAGTTTCCAAATCTGGAAAAGTTCTCTTCGTGAAGTTCCACTGGAAACCAACTTGTGGGATCAAGAATCTCACTGATGAAGAGGCTAAGGTAGTTGGAGGAGCCAACCACAGCCACGCAACTAAAGATCTCCATGATGCTATTGCATCTGGTAACTACCCCGAGTGGAAGCTTTTCATCCAGACGATGGATCCTGCTGATGAGGATAAGTTTGATTTTGACCCGCTTGATGTGACCAAGATATGGCCTGAGGATATCTTGCCGTTGCAACCAGTTGGTCGCTTGGTTCTGAACAGAACCATTGACAACTTCTTTAATGAAACTGAGCAGCTTGCTTTCAACCCTGGTCTTGTGGTGCCTGGGATCTACTACTCAGATGATAAGTTGCTTCAGTGTAGGATCTTTGCGTATGGTGACACGCAGAGACATCGTCTTGGGCCTAATTATCTGCAGCTACCGGTGAATGCTCCAAAATGTGCTCACCACAACAATCACCATGAAGGTTTTATGAACTTCATGCATAGAGATGAGGAG ATCAATTACTACCCATCAAAGTTTGATCCTGTCCGCTGCGCCGAGAAAGTTCCTATCCCTACCAAATCCTACACTGGAATAAGAACAAAG TGTATCATCAAGAAGGAGAACAACTTCAAGCAGCCTGGAGATAGATACAGATCCTGGGCACCAGACag GCAAGACCGGTTTGTTAAGAGATGGGTTGAGATTCTGTCGGAACCACGTCTAACTCATGAGATCCGCAGCATCTGGATCTCTTACTGGTCTCAG GCTGATCGATCTTTGGGACAGAAACTGGCAAGCCGTCTCAATGTAAGGCCAAGCATCTAG
- the LOC106440737 gene encoding cyclin-B2-3-like, which yields MGRSDENSVGLIGSTNLQGGGGKIMPAAKTGPTRRALSAINKNINEPPSYPYAVNNKRSLSERNAICNKPPPHRPVTRKFAAQLAGDKPQIKEEETKKPDSVPSEEAEDFNEPIFVQHTQAMMEEIEMEDADEDEEEEEGVINIDACDEMNPLAVVEYINDIYDFFKKSEELSCVPPNYMDNQQDLNERMRGILIDWLIEVHYKFELMEETLYLTVSVIDRFLAVHQIVRKKLQLVGVTALLLACKYEEVSVPVVDDLILISDKAYTRREVLDMEKLMANTLQFNFSLPTAYVFMRRFLKAAQSDKKLEVLSFFIIELCLVEYEMLEYTPSKLAASAIYTARCTLNGFEEWSKTCEFHTGYKEEELLECARKMVGFHQKAGTGKLTGVHRKYNTSKFSYAARTEPAGFLL from the exons ATGGGTAGATCAGATGAGAACAGCGTTGGACTCATTGGATCAACGAATCTACAAG GCGGAGGAGGAAAGATCATGCCGGCGGCGAAGACTGGTCCGACCAGAAGAGCACTTAGTGCAATTAACAAGAACATCAACGAGCCTCCGTCTTACCCTTATGCTGTTAACAACAAGAGATCACTTTCTGA AAGGAATGCAATCTGTAACAAACCACCTCCGCACCGACCAGTTACTAG GAAGTTTGCTGCTCAATTAGCTGGTGATAAGCCACAAATCAAGGAAGAG GAAACTAAGAAACCAGACTCGGTTCCAAGTGAAGAAGCAGAGGACTTTAATGAGCCAATATTTGTACAACACACCCAAGCAATGATGGAGGAGATTGAAATGGAAGATgcagatgaagatgaagaagaagaagagggagTGATCAATATAGACGCTTGTGATGAGATGAATCCTTTAGCCGTAGTTGAATATATCAATGATATATACGACTTTTTCAAGAAATCTGAG GAGCTTAGTTGCGTTCCTCCTAACTACATGGACAATCAGCAAGATCTTAATGAGAGGATGAGAGGGATCCTCATTGACTGGTTGATTGAG GTGCACTACAAGTTTGAACTGATGGAGGAAACACTTTATCTCACAGTCAGTGTCATCGATAGATTCCTTGCGGTTCATCAAATCGTGAGGAAGAAGCTTCAGCTTGTTGGCGTCACCGCTTTGTTGCTAGCTTGCAAGTACGAGGAAGTCTCGGTTCCAGTAGTAGATGATCTCATCTTGATATCTGATAAAGCTTACACTAGAAGAGAAGTACTGGATATG GAGAAGCTAATGGCCAACACCTTGCAATTCAATTTCTCTTTGCCTACTGCGTATGTCTTCATGAGACGGTTCCTCAAAGCTGCTCAATCAGACAAAAAG CTTGAGGTTTTATCGTTTTTCATCATTGAGCTCTGTCTCGTGGAGTACGAGATGCTGGAGTATACTCCATCAAAGCTAGCAGCCTCGGCGATCTACACTGCTCGGTGTACACTTAATGGATTTGAGGAATGGAGCAAGACCTGCGAATTTCACACAGGCTACAAGGAAGAAGAGCTACT gGAATGCGCAAGGAAGATGGTTGGTTTCCATCAAAAGGCAGGAACAGGGAAGTTAACAGGAGTTCACAGGAAGTACAACACATCAAAGTTCTCTTATGCTGCAAGAACTGAACCAGCTGGGTTTCTACTTTAG
- the LOC106440732 gene encoding probable serine/threonine-protein kinase PBL21 isoform X1, with product MTCFSCLNPRTKDIRVDIDTARPTTDSSVHGSDTTGTGSISGILVNGKVNSPTKPGGGAMSFTFKELAEATRNFREVNLLGEGGFGRVYKGRLDSGQQVVAIKQLNPDGLQGNREFIVEVLMLSLFHHPNLVTLIGYCTSGDQRLLVYEYMPMGSLEDHLFDLDSNQEPLTWNTRMKIAVGAARGIEYLHCTANPPVIYRDLKSANILLDKEFNPKLSDFGLAKLGPVGDRTHVSTRVMGTYGYCAPEYAMSGKLTVKSDIYCFGVVLLELVTGRKAIDLSQKQGEQNLVAWSRPYLKDQKKFGHLVDPSLRGKYPRRCLNYAIAIIAMCLNEEAHYRPFIGDIVVALEYLAAQSQSHEARNVSCTSPEVRRTPRRDS from the exons ATGACTTGCTTCTCTTGTTTGAATCCTCGAACCAAGGACATAAGAGTCGACATTGATACCGCTCGCCCAACCACCGATTCATCAG TTCATGGAAGTGATACAACAGGAACAGGGTCCATTTCGGGTATTTTAG ttaacggaaaggtGAATAGTCCGACGAAGCCTGGTGGTGGAGCTATGAGTTTCACGTTTAAAGAGTTAGCCGAAGCAACAAGAAACTTCCGTGAAGTTAATTTGCTCGGAGAAGGAGGCTTTGGGAGAGTTTACAAGGGTCGTTTAGATTCAGGACAA CAGGTGGTGGCTATTAAGCAACTGAATCCAGATGGGCTTCAAGGGAACCGAGAGTTCATAGTTGAAGTCCTTATGCTTAGCTTATTCCACCACCCCAATCTCGTTACACTCATCGGTTACTGTACTTCTGGTGATCAGAGACTTCTTGTCTATGAATACATGCCAATGGGCAGCTTAGAAGATCACCTCTTTG atCTTGATTCAAATCAAGAACCATTAACTTGGAACACACGCATGAAAATCGCGGTAGGTGCGGCTCGGGGAATAGAGTATCTTCACTGCACAGCAAACCCGCCAGTGATTTACCGTGACTTGAAATCCGCAAACATATTGTTGGACAAAGAGTTTAACCCCAAGCTCTCTGATTTCGGACTAGCGAAACTCGGTCCGGTAGGAGATAGAACTCATGTCTCCACCAGAGTCATGGGAACTTACGGTTACTGTGCTCCTGAATACGCAATGAGCGGGAAACTAACCGTTAAATCGGATATTTACTGCTTCGGTGTAGTCTTGCTTGAGCTGGTTACGGGAAGGAAAGCCATTGACTTGAGTCAAAAGCAAGGCGAGCAGAATCTTGTTGCTTGG TCACGTCCATACCTTAAGGATCAGAAGAAGTTTGGACACTTAGTGGATCCGTCTCTACGAGGAAAATACCCAAGAAGATGTTTAAACTATGCGATTGCGATAATCGCAATGTGTTTGAACGAGGAAGCTCATTATCGACCGTTTATAGGTGACATTGTGGTGGCACTCGAGTACTTAGCCGCACAGAGTCAGTCTCATGAAGCTCGTAACGTCTCATGCACGTCACCTGAGGTCAGAAGAACGCCGCGACGGGACTCTTAG
- the LOC106440738 gene encoding uncharacterized protein LOC106440738 — protein MAQMDLEGLRELQDCANYLLDHCPEARESLCQEGKEKWIEQVSEASVTMLDVCNVSKDVMALVRHSLKELQLTLRCNESNMHVKIAAYNRHRNKLKKETLKCLNTLKSIKGGGRGTLVMQRIEQNLLFVAEVLKEVRRAIVTMVESLFSLVCIPWLERKQSKRSMSSIFTMRFCCLEDVWDEVAVQSASTRLEAAQIAVEELEIELGCIFRRLIQTRVSLLNIITAKMSPV, from the coding sequence ATGGCGCAAATGGACTTGGAAGGTTTGAGAGAGTTACAAGACTGCGCAAACTACCTCCTCGATCACTGTCCAGAAGCAAGAGAGTCTCTGTGTCAAGAAGGCAAAGAGAAATGGATCGAGCAAGTCTCTGAAGCTTCAGTAACAATGTTAGACGTCTGTAACGTGTCCAAAGATGTCATGGCGCTCGTGAGACATAGCCTGAAAGAGCTTCAACTGACTCTACGCTGCAACGAATCAAACATGCACGTGAAGATCGCAGCGTATAACAGGCACAGGAACAAGCTCAAGAAGGAGACACTAAAGTGCTTGAACACTCTAAAGAGTATcaaaggaggaggaagagggaCGTTGGTGATGCAGAGGATAGAACAGAACCTTCTGTTCGTTGCAGAGGTTTTGAAAGAAGTGAGAAGAGCTATTGTGACTATGGTTGAGTCTCTGTTCTCGCTCGTGTGTATTCCTTGGCTCGAGAGAAAACAGAGCAAAAGGTCAATGTCTTCAATCTTTACGATGAGGTTTTGCTGTTTGGAGGATGTGTGGGACGAAGTAGCGGTGCAGAGCGCGAGTACAAGGTTGGAGGCTGCACAGATCGCTGTTGAGGAGCTTGAGATTGAGTTGGGGTGTATTTTCCGGCGGCTGATACAGACCAGAGTTTCACTTCTTAATATTATTACAGCTAAGATGTCTCCTGTTTGA
- the LOC106440732 gene encoding probable serine/threonine-protein kinase PBL21 isoform X2: MTCFSCLNPRTKDIRVDIDTARPTTDSSVHGSDTTGTGSISGILVNGKVNSPTKPGGGAMSFTFKELAEATRNFREVNLLGEGGFGRVYKGRLDSGQVVAIKQLNPDGLQGNREFIVEVLMLSLFHHPNLVTLIGYCTSGDQRLLVYEYMPMGSLEDHLFDLDSNQEPLTWNTRMKIAVGAARGIEYLHCTANPPVIYRDLKSANILLDKEFNPKLSDFGLAKLGPVGDRTHVSTRVMGTYGYCAPEYAMSGKLTVKSDIYCFGVVLLELVTGRKAIDLSQKQGEQNLVAWSRPYLKDQKKFGHLVDPSLRGKYPRRCLNYAIAIIAMCLNEEAHYRPFIGDIVVALEYLAAQSQSHEARNVSCTSPEVRRTPRRDS, translated from the exons ATGACTTGCTTCTCTTGTTTGAATCCTCGAACCAAGGACATAAGAGTCGACATTGATACCGCTCGCCCAACCACCGATTCATCAG TTCATGGAAGTGATACAACAGGAACAGGGTCCATTTCGGGTATTTTAG ttaacggaaaggtGAATAGTCCGACGAAGCCTGGTGGTGGAGCTATGAGTTTCACGTTTAAAGAGTTAGCCGAAGCAACAAGAAACTTCCGTGAAGTTAATTTGCTCGGAGAAGGAGGCTTTGGGAGAGTTTACAAGGGTCGTTTAGATTCAGGACAA GTGGTGGCTATTAAGCAACTGAATCCAGATGGGCTTCAAGGGAACCGAGAGTTCATAGTTGAAGTCCTTATGCTTAGCTTATTCCACCACCCCAATCTCGTTACACTCATCGGTTACTGTACTTCTGGTGATCAGAGACTTCTTGTCTATGAATACATGCCAATGGGCAGCTTAGAAGATCACCTCTTTG atCTTGATTCAAATCAAGAACCATTAACTTGGAACACACGCATGAAAATCGCGGTAGGTGCGGCTCGGGGAATAGAGTATCTTCACTGCACAGCAAACCCGCCAGTGATTTACCGTGACTTGAAATCCGCAAACATATTGTTGGACAAAGAGTTTAACCCCAAGCTCTCTGATTTCGGACTAGCGAAACTCGGTCCGGTAGGAGATAGAACTCATGTCTCCACCAGAGTCATGGGAACTTACGGTTACTGTGCTCCTGAATACGCAATGAGCGGGAAACTAACCGTTAAATCGGATATTTACTGCTTCGGTGTAGTCTTGCTTGAGCTGGTTACGGGAAGGAAAGCCATTGACTTGAGTCAAAAGCAAGGCGAGCAGAATCTTGTTGCTTGG TCACGTCCATACCTTAAGGATCAGAAGAAGTTTGGACACTTAGTGGATCCGTCTCTACGAGGAAAATACCCAAGAAGATGTTTAAACTATGCGATTGCGATAATCGCAATGTGTTTGAACGAGGAAGCTCATTATCGACCGTTTATAGGTGACATTGTGGTGGCACTCGAGTACTTAGCCGCACAGAGTCAGTCTCATGAAGCTCGTAACGTCTCATGCACGTCACCTGAGGTCAGAAGAACGCCGCGACGGGACTCTTAG
- the LOC106440730 gene encoding protein NLP4-like translates to MEDSLVQTENAIMDTEFMDGLLLDGCWLETTDGSEFLNLTSSDQSSFMWPPTQDTSSICTSEVVSQTYGQDCASLDEFPWNKRWWIGPGGGGSSITERLVQAVEHIRDYTTERGSLIQLWVPVNRGGKRVLTTREQPYSHDPTCQRLANYREVSVNYHFSAEKDDSKALAGLPGRVFLGKLPEWTPDVRFFRSEEYPRVHHAQDCDVRGTLAIPVFEQGSKVCLGVIEVVMTTEMVKLAPELESICRALQAVDLRSTEVQIPPSLKGCDLSYKAALPEIRNLLRCACETHKLPLAQTWVSCLHQSKSGCRHNDENYIHCVSTIDDACYLGDPTVGEFHEACSEHHLLKGQGVAGQAFLTNGPCFSPDVSNYKKSDYPLSHHANMFGLHGSVAIRLRCIHTGSVDFVLEFFLPKDCGDVEEQRKMLNALSTIMAHVPRSLRIVTDKELEDESEVIVTPKIEITSEHTKDWLHQSNNPENLGLIFDVGGKASDEFGLKRGFGYTRDSNINESSTFSSQMADTKRTKADKTITLDVLRQHFAGSLKDAAKNIGVCPTTLKRICRQHGIQRWPSRKIKKVGHSLQKIQRVIDSVEGVSGLLPIGSFYANFPNLASSQEPSLQGKTSLPPQPLQLSKPPVSPYSHSSSSSQCCSSETQLNSDTTTTTTDVGGGVLTLSSLENIPQSTNLSLSSLDNDFLRIKVSYGEEKIRFRMGNSRRLSDLLWEIGKRFSIEDMSRCDLKYLDEDNEWVLLTCDEDVEECVSVCSTTRSHTIKLLLHVSSHCYNSWQ, encoded by the exons ATGGAAGATAGTCTTGTCCAAACTGAGAACGCTATTATGGACACTGAGTTCATGGATGGATTGCTACTGGATGGTTGCTGGTTAGAGACAACAGATGGATCTGAGTTTCTTAACTTAACTTCTTCTGATCAATCTTCCTTCATGTGGCCTCCAACTCAAGATACATCATCTATCTGCACATCAGAAGTAGTATCTCAGACGTACGGCCAGGATTGCGCAAGTCTTGATGAGTTTCCGTGGAACAAACGGTGGTGGATTGGACCAGGTGGTGGTGGTTCTTCTATTACAGAGAGACTGGTCCAAGCAGTTGAACACATTAGAGATTACACGACAGAGAGAGGCTCACTAATACAGTTATGGGTTCCGGTTAACAGAGGTGGTAAGCGAGTTTTGACCACAAGAGAACAACCTTATAGCCACGATCCTACATGTCAGAGACTAGCAAACTATAGAGAGGTCTCTGTGAACTATCACTTCTCCGCTGAAAAAGATGATTCCAAGGCCTTAGCTGGTTTGCCTGGAAGGGTTTTCTTGGGGAAGCTTCCTGAATGGACTCCTGATGTTAGGTTTTTCAGGAGCGAGGAGTATCCTAGGGTCCATCACGCTCAGGACTGTGATGTCCGTGGGACGCTGGCCATTCCGGTGTTTGAGCAAGGGAGTAAGGTTTGTTTGGGTGTTATTGAGGTTGTAATGACTACAGAGATGGTTAAACTAGCACCTGAGCTTGAAAGTATCTGCAGAGCACTTCAG GCAGTTGATCTTAGGAGCACTGAAGTTCAGATTCCACCTTCTCTAAAG GGATGTGACTTATCCTACAAAGCTGCATTACCAGAAATCAGAAACCTCTTGAGATGTGCTTGTGAGACACATAAACTCCCTCTTGCTCAGACATGGGTCTCATGTCTTCATCAAAGCAAAAGCGGGTGCCGTCACAACGATGAGAACTACATCCACTGCGTGTCAACCATTGATGATGCATGCTATCTTGGTGATCCAACAGTCGGGGAGTTCCATGAAGCCTGCTCTGAGCATCACCTTTTGAAAGGACAAGGAGTTGCAGGACAAGCCTTCTTGACCAATGGACCTTGCTTTTCACCTGATGTCTCTAACTACAAGAAGTCTGACTACCCTCTCTCTCACCATGCTAATATGTTTGGTCTGCATGGCTCGGTTGCAATACGCCTACGCTGCATTCACACTGGCTCTGTTGATTTCGTCTTGGAGTTCTTTTTGCCTAAAGACTGTGGTGAtgttgaggagcagaggaaaaTGTTGAACGCTCTTTCAACTATTATGGCTCATGTGCCTAGAAGCTTAAGGATCGTTACAGATAAGGAGCTAGAAGATGAGAGTGAAGTGATAGTGACGCCAAAGATAGAGATCACATCTGAACATACCAAAGATTGGTTACACCAAAGTAATAATCCAGAGAATCTTGGATTAATATTTGACGTGGGAGGCAAGGCAAGTGATGAGTTTGGTTTGAAAAGAGGTTTTGGTTACACCAGAGACTCTAATATCAATGAGAGCAGCACTTTCTCTAGTCAGATGGCTGACACAAAGCGTACAAAAGCTGATAAGACAATCACATTGGATGTTCTTCGACAGCACTTCGCAGGGAGTCTGAAAGATGCAGCCAAGAACATCGGTG TTTGTCCAACGACGTTGAAGAGAATATGCAGGCAACATGGTATACAGAGATGGCCTTCAAGAAAGATCAAGAAAGTGGGACATTCTCTTCAGAAGATCCAACGAGTGATTGATTCTGTTGAAGGTGTTTCAGGTCTTCTTCCCATTGGCTCCTTCTACGCAAACTTCCCTAACTTAGCCTCGTCACAGGAACCATCCCTACAAGGCAAAACCTCTCTTCCTCCACAGCCATTGCAGCTTTCAAAGCCACCTGTTTCCCCATACAGTCACAGTTCAAGCTCCAGCCAATGTTGCTCCAGCGAAACCCAACTAAACAGcgacacaacaacaacaacaactgaTGTAGGAGGAGGTGTATTGACTCTTTCTAGTTTAGAAAACATCCCTCAAAGTACCAACTTGTCATTGTCATCTCTAGATAATGACTTTCTGAGGATTAAAGTTAGCTATGGAGAAGAGAAGATCAGGTTTCGGATGGGGAACTCGCGCAGGTTAAGTGATCTACTGTGGGAGATAGGGAAGCGGTTTAGCATAGAGGATATGAGCAGGTGTGATCTAAAGTACTTAGATGAAGATAATGAATGGGTTTTGTTGACTTGTGATGAAGATGTAGAAGAGTGTGTAAGTGTCTGCAGTACCACACGGAGTCATACCATTAAGCTTCTGCTTCATGTTTCTTCTCATTGTTACAATTCATGGCAATGA